A single region of the Bacillota bacterium genome encodes:
- a CDS encoding aldo/keto reductase, whose amino-acid sequence MEYRSLGRTGLTVSRLCFGVLTIGPLQANLPPTEGVALLKYAFTRGVNFFDTAEIYGTYPYLKLLHQEVKSDQLVIATKSYACTASGMEKSLEKARRELNRDVIDVFLLHEQESSLTLKGHREALDFLVGAKERGLVRAVGISTHTIAGVRAALTFPEIEVIHPLFNIRGLGIRDGDRNQMLEAIKTAKALGKGIYIMKSLGGGHLLHEAEYALRFSFRQQVADAVAVGMKTREEIDFNVRIAENLPVPEDLKVRVSRQKRKLHIEDYCEGCGECALNCPQQALVLGPDRKMHVREEDCLLCGYCARACPLFCIKVF is encoded by the coding sequence ATGGAATACCGCTCGCTGGGAAGAACCGGTCTTACAGTTTCCCGCCTTTGCTTTGGGGTACTCACAATAGGACCTTTGCAAGCTAATTTACCCCCAACCGAGGGTGTGGCACTTCTTAAATATGCCTTTACCCGGGGGGTTAATTTTTTTGATACAGCAGAAATTTACGGGACTTACCCGTATCTCAAACTCCTGCATCAGGAAGTCAAAAGCGATCAGTTGGTAATAGCCACAAAATCTTATGCCTGTACCGCATCCGGGATGGAGAAGAGTTTAGAGAAGGCGCGCCGGGAACTCAACCGTGATGTGATTGATGTTTTTCTTCTTCACGAACAGGAATCATCCCTGACTTTGAAGGGGCACCGGGAAGCGCTGGATTTTCTTGTTGGCGCAAAGGAAAGAGGACTTGTTCGAGCTGTCGGAATTTCAACCCATACCATAGCCGGCGTACGCGCCGCCCTGACGTTCCCCGAAATCGAGGTCATTCACCCTTTGTTTAACATCCGGGGGTTGGGAATTAGAGACGGGGATCGCAACCAAATGCTTGAAGCGATTAAAACTGCTAAAGCTTTAGGAAAAGGGATTTATATAATGAAGTCTTTGGGGGGAGGCCATCTCCTTCACGAAGCAGAATATGCGCTGAGGTTTTCCTTCAGGCAGCAGGTTGCGGACGCGGTTGCCGTTGGAATGAAGACAAGGGAAGAAATAGACTTTAATGTCAGGATTGCAGAAAATCTGCCTGTACCGGAAGATTTGAAGGTCAGGGTTTCCCGGCAGAAACGCAAACTCCACATCGAGGATTATTGTGAAGGGTGCGGGGAATGTGCCTTAAATTGCCCCCAGCAGGCTTTGGTTTTAGGCCCTGATCGAAAAATGCATGTACGGGAAGAGGACTGTTTACTTTGCGGCTATTGTGCCAGAGCATGCCCTTTATTTTGCATTAAGGTATTTTGA
- a CDS encoding IreB family regulatory phosphoprotein codes for MSEESLDKTMTFRVKSEERAPAQEILGTVYEALKEKGYNPISQLVGYLLSGDPAYITSHKNARNLIRRFERDELLEELIKSYLKKGK; via the coding sequence ATGTCGGAAGAATCGTTAGATAAGACAATGACTTTTCGGGTAAAAAGCGAAGAAAGGGCCCCGGCTCAGGAAATATTGGGGACCGTTTACGAGGCTTTGAAAGAAAAGGGATACAACCCAATCAGTCAGTTAGTCGGTTACCTTTTATCGGGAGACCCGGCGTATATTACGAGTCATAAGAACGCCCGAAACCTGATCAGAAGATTTGAACGAGATGAACTCCTCGAGGAATTAATTAAAAGCTACCTTAAGAAAGGGAAATAA
- a CDS encoding PRC-barrel domain-containing protein, with amino-acid sequence MRKGREIIGLPVLNLATGKEIGFVQDLVWCPEACKLTYIILEEVGILCRPRFIRYQDVVNVGKDAITVSGEMLPEGEINLETSPRATRVTGVPVITTEGENLGTIEDVVFTLPGGELLGYEISAGLVEDLISGRSILPRDDVVAWGKDTIIVKGAVLEPRSEKNAVSYLPE; translated from the coding sequence TTGCGCAAGGGCCGGGAGATTATTGGACTGCCGGTACTCAACCTTGCTACAGGGAAGGAAATCGGATTCGTACAGGATCTTGTCTGGTGTCCGGAAGCATGTAAGCTGACCTATATCATCCTTGAAGAAGTTGGAATTTTATGCCGGCCGCGTTTCATCCGGTATCAAGACGTAGTGAACGTGGGTAAGGATGCAATTACGGTATCTGGGGAAATGTTACCGGAAGGAGAAATAAATCTGGAGACCAGCCCGAGAGCGACACGAGTCACAGGCGTACCGGTGATTACAACAGAAGGGGAAAACCTGGGTACCATAGAAGACGTGGTATTTACACTGCCTGGTGGAGAGCTGTTGGGCTACGAGATTTCTGCCGGTCTGGTGGAAGATTTAATTTCCGGAAGAAGCATCTTGCCCCGGGACGATGTTGTTGCCTGGGGAAAAGACACAATCATTGTTAAAGGTGCTGTTCTAGAGCCAAGGAGTGAAAAGAATGCAGTGTCCTATCTGCCGGAGTAA
- a CDS encoding AI-2E family transporter: protein MQRRVIRIALLVVTGLVGGVFFYHLRSLFVPFGIALFLAYLIYPLVRSLEMRGVNRVKSIFTVYTAGLLLAGLFLALFVPALSREARAFGKIIPVYADTFLEFQDYLDHLSERVSLPGEARQILRETSGRIRNGILRAMRDFMERLFGLVSLLPSFILAPFLTYYFLKDFEHLKKRALAMLPPGCRNDIVYLLREADLIFSRFLRGHLLISLMVGFLTGVGAALIGLPFSILIGIFTAIADLIPLFGPLLAAVPVIGLALAESRLKGFLMLIIFLLVQQLEGSVLVPRLLGDRVGLHPLAIVFILLAGGYLFGPVGLILAVPVAGLLRVALKFLWAKAV, encoded by the coding sequence TTGCAGCGGCGAGTTATTCGAATCGCGCTCCTGGTTGTTACAGGGCTGGTAGGAGGAGTCTTTTTTTATCATCTCCGGTCTCTTTTTGTTCCTTTCGGGATTGCTTTATTCCTTGCGTACCTGATTTATCCTCTCGTGCGTAGCCTTGAAATGAGAGGAGTCAACCGGGTAAAATCAATTTTTACGGTATATACCGCGGGATTGCTTCTCGCGGGCCTTTTTTTGGCTCTTTTTGTCCCGGCGCTCTCAAGGGAAGCCAGGGCTTTTGGGAAGATTATACCGGTTTATGCCGATACATTTCTTGAGTTCCAGGATTATCTCGACCATTTGTCCGAACGTGTCTCTTTACCCGGAGAAGCCCGCCAGATCTTAAGAGAAACTTCGGGTCGCATCCGGAATGGAATTCTCCGGGCAATGCGGGATTTTATGGAAAGGCTGTTTGGGCTTGTTTCGTTGCTTCCCAGTTTTATTTTAGCCCCCTTTCTTACATACTACTTTCTGAAAGATTTTGAACATTTAAAAAAACGTGCCCTGGCAATGCTGCCGCCTGGGTGCCGGAATGACATTGTTTATCTTTTAAGAGAAGCCGACCTGATCTTCAGTAGATTTTTACGCGGCCACCTGCTCATCTCTTTGATGGTCGGCTTCTTAACCGGGGTAGGCGCAGCCTTAATCGGACTGCCTTTTTCGATTTTAATCGGGATCTTTACTGCAATAGCCGATTTGATTCCTTTGTTCGGGCCGCTTCTGGCTGCGGTTCCGGTGATAGGTCTGGCTCTCGCAGAAAGCCGGTTAAAAGGCTTTTTAATGTTAATAATTTTTTTGCTTGTTCAACAGTTAGAGGGAAGCGTTCTTGTTCCCCGTTTATTAGGAGACCGGGTAGGACTGCACCCCCTGGCAATTGTTTTCATCTTGTTGGCAGGAGGTTATCTATTTGGCCCTGTGGGTCTGATCCTTGCCGTACCCGTGGCAGGTCTGTTGCGGGTAGCCTTGAAGTTTTTGTGGGCTAAGGCTGTATAA
- the alaS gene encoding alanine--tRNA ligase: MSGGSELRNNFLNFFGQHDHLILPSASLIPKDDPTLLFTVAGMVPFKPYFLGKTTPPHRRLATVQKCLRTPDLESVGKTARHHTFFEMLGNFSIGDYFKEEAIAWAWEYLTKFLGLPWKDLWITVYQEDDEARQIWARGMGIPEERIVSLGEEDNFWAAGPVGPCGPCSEILVDLGPGRGCGSPDCGVDCDCDRFLEVWNLVFMEFNRDETGKLTKLPRRNIDTGMGLERIASVMQGVPSNFETDLLFPLIKEAMAITGLSYGEDQKVDVSLKVIADHSRAVAFLIADGVLPSNEGRGYVLRRILRRAVRYGRLLGIKEPFLNKLISTVIALYGDPYRELREREEHIQRVAAVEEARFNETLEQGLHVLREYLEQLDRKGEKQLPGRVAFRLHDTFGFPLELTQEILAEQGLTVDLAGFHEAMEEQRERARTARLEVAPTASPVSWAFSREEKTDFQGYVSFATRSQIRALVCGETERQAAEEGARVQVLLDLTPFYPEGGGQVGDRGFLKGPNGEIVIEDTTKIGAGLIIHQGYVSRGTIHKGDVVLAQINEKHRFATARNHTATHLLHQALRSVLGEHVQQTGSLVEPARLRFDFSHFASLSQEELRAVEDLVNQKIIENLTVRTYETSREAALAQGALALFGEKYGDLVRVVEIGDFSKELCGGTHIRRTSEIGFCKILTESGIGTGIRRIEALTGEELLKYWQAQDLLVEKVAGFLKVTPEGVPGRIEQLLNQFREKEKELEQLRGKIMRIEVDSLLKRVVDVNGVKILAVKVQAPDMESLRSLGDLLKHRIGSGVIILGSPLNGKVGFVSFVTNDLVQQEGLHAGDIIREVARIVDGGGGGKPEMAQAGGKNLTRLDEALRQGEEIVRHQLAGKR, from the coding sequence TTGTCCGGCGGTTCCGAGCTTAGAAATAATTTTCTCAATTTTTTTGGCCAGCACGATCATTTAATTCTCCCAAGTGCCTCGCTGATTCCCAAAGACGATCCCACCCTCTTATTCACGGTTGCAGGTATGGTTCCTTTTAAACCATACTTCCTGGGCAAAACTACTCCACCACATAGGCGTCTTGCGACGGTTCAGAAATGCCTGCGGACTCCCGATTTAGAATCTGTAGGAAAAACAGCGCGTCACCATACATTTTTTGAAATGCTGGGCAATTTTTCGATCGGCGATTATTTTAAAGAAGAAGCAATTGCCTGGGCATGGGAGTATTTAACAAAATTCTTGGGACTGCCCTGGAAAGATCTATGGATTACCGTTTACCAGGAGGATGACGAGGCAAGACAAATCTGGGCGCGGGGGATGGGTATCCCGGAGGAGCGCATCGTTTCCCTGGGCGAAGAGGACAATTTTTGGGCTGCAGGCCCTGTAGGACCATGTGGGCCCTGCTCGGAAATCCTTGTGGACCTGGGCCCCGGCCGTGGTTGCGGCTCGCCTGATTGCGGGGTAGATTGCGACTGTGACAGGTTCCTTGAAGTGTGGAACCTCGTTTTTATGGAATTTAACCGGGATGAAACGGGGAAATTGACAAAATTACCCCGGCGGAATATAGATACGGGAATGGGCCTTGAACGGATCGCTTCTGTAATGCAGGGTGTCCCTTCTAATTTTGAGACCGATCTCCTCTTTCCCTTAATCAAAGAGGCCATGGCGATAACCGGGCTGAGCTACGGCGAGGATCAGAAAGTTGATGTTTCCCTCAAGGTAATCGCAGACCACAGCAGGGCAGTGGCTTTCCTGATTGCTGACGGGGTTCTTCCTTCCAACGAAGGAAGGGGATACGTCTTGCGACGGATTTTGCGGAGGGCAGTCCGCTACGGGAGACTGCTCGGGATTAAAGAGCCTTTTTTGAACAAGCTCATCAGCACCGTAATTGCTTTATATGGAGACCCTTACCGGGAGTTACGAGAACGGGAGGAACATATCCAGAGAGTCGCGGCCGTGGAAGAAGCCCGTTTTAATGAAACACTTGAACAGGGTCTTCACGTATTACGCGAGTACCTCGAGCAACTTGATCGCAAAGGAGAGAAGCAGCTCCCGGGGAGGGTAGCCTTCCGGCTTCATGATACCTTTGGTTTTCCTCTTGAACTGACGCAGGAAATCCTTGCTGAGCAGGGCCTCACCGTGGATTTGGCCGGTTTTCATGAGGCCATGGAAGAACAGCGGGAGCGCGCCCGCACCGCCAGGCTGGAAGTGGCTCCAACAGCCAGCCCGGTTAGCTGGGCTTTTTCTCGGGAAGAAAAAACGGATTTCCAGGGTTACGTCAGTTTTGCGACAAGATCTCAGATCCGGGCTCTCGTCTGTGGTGAAACGGAACGGCAAGCGGCGGAAGAGGGTGCCCGGGTGCAGGTTCTTCTCGATCTCACCCCTTTTTATCCCGAAGGCGGGGGTCAGGTCGGGGATCGGGGATTTTTAAAAGGACCAAATGGAGAGATCGTAATCGAAGATACGACGAAAATCGGGGCCGGTTTAATCATTCATCAGGGTTATGTAAGCCGGGGTACCATCCACAAGGGCGATGTGGTTCTTGCCCAGATCAATGAGAAGCACCGCTTCGCTACGGCACGGAACCACACGGCAACTCACCTTTTACATCAAGCCTTAAGATCTGTTTTGGGTGAACATGTTCAGCAAACCGGTTCTCTTGTTGAACCGGCCCGGTTGCGTTTTGACTTTTCGCACTTCGCTTCCCTTTCTCAGGAAGAATTGCGTGCGGTTGAGGATCTTGTTAATCAAAAAATCATTGAAAATTTGACGGTCAGGACTTACGAAACCAGCAGGGAGGCAGCTCTGGCGCAAGGCGCCCTAGCGCTTTTTGGAGAAAAATACGGAGATCTTGTGAGAGTCGTTGAGATTGGAGATTTCAGCAAAGAGCTGTGTGGAGGGACCCACATTCGCCGGACCAGCGAAATCGGTTTTTGCAAGATTTTAACGGAAAGCGGGATCGGAACCGGCATCCGGAGGATCGAAGCCTTGACAGGGGAGGAGTTGCTGAAGTACTGGCAGGCACAGGACTTGCTTGTTGAAAAAGTTGCCGGTTTCTTAAAAGTGACACCGGAGGGGGTGCCCGGCCGGATCGAACAGCTTCTGAACCAGTTCCGGGAAAAGGAAAAAGAGCTGGAGCAATTGCGGGGCAAGATCATGCGGATTGAAGTCGATTCCCTCCTGAAGCGTGTTGTTGATGTTAATGGGGTCAAGATCCTCGCGGTCAAGGTGCAGGCACCCGATATGGAAAGTCTCCGGTCACTGGGAGATTTATTAAAGCACCGCATTGGATCAGGTGTCATCATCCTGGGGAGCCCGTTAAATGGGAAAGTCGGTTTTGTCAGTTTTGTAACAAATGATCTTGTCCAGCAGGAAGGACTCCATGCAGGCGACATTATTCGAGAGGTTGCCCGGATTGTAGATGGGGGAGGCGGAGGGAAGCCCGAGATGGCACAAGCAGGCGGGAAAAACCTTACCCGCCTTGACGAAGCCCTGCGCCAGGGAGAAGAGATCGTGCGCCATCAATTAGCCGGGAAGCGTTAA